ATGGCGGAGATGCTGGCGGCGAAAGACCGACGTGCCGCGGGCGTCAACGCCCCGGCCCACGGGCTCTGCCTCGAGGCGGTGCGCTATCCTTCCGAATTCGGGATCTGAGGGCCGGACTGATCAGGCTAATCGGACTGGTCGGGCTGATCGGGTGCGTCCGGCGGGCCAGGCGGACCGGGCGGACCAGGCGGGCCGGAGGATTCCGCCTGACCGGGCGATATCGAGCGGCGGTCCACGAACGCATCGATCTCGTCGCATACCTTGTGCAGCACGGCAACGTCGCGCTGCTCCAGCCGCAGGCTGCGGCGCAGGACGCGGCGGATGGAGCGAAGAAAGGTTTCCTCGTTCGGCGTGGACTCGAATCCGAGCCGGAGCAGCGTCTCGTGCACGCGCCGGGTAACGCGCTCCACGGCCCGGTGCTCCGCCAGGCGCACGTCGGACGGGGGCGGCGCCTCTCCACCATCTACATTCTGGCGAAACAGTTCGTACGCGCAGACCATGACCGACTGGGCCAGGTTGAGGGAAGGGTAGGACGTCGCCGCGGGGATCCGGGCGATGACGTTGCAGCGCTGGAGTTCGTCGTTCAGCAGGCCGCGGTCTTCCCGCCCGAAGAGGATGCCGCAGGGCTGTTCCCGCGCCACGGCGGAAAGCTCGGCGCAGGCTGCTTCAATGGGCTGTATGGGGCTTAGCCAGATCTCGCGGGTGCGGTTGGTCGTGCCGACGACGAGGGCTAGATCATTCACCGCCTCGTCCAGCGCCGGGACGACGCGGGCGTTGTCGAGGATCTCCCCGGCCCCGTGGGCCATCCAGCGGGCCTCGGCCTCGTGGCGGAATTCGGCCGGATTGACCAGGACGAGGCGGGAAAGTCCCATGGTCGTCATGGCCCGGGCGACGGCGCCGATGTTCCCCGGCACTTTCGGTTCTACGAGAATGATGTGAATGTGCGAGAAATAGTCCGGCGCGATACTTTCCGTTCGATCGGCCATGGGTCAGGTCCGGGTCAAGTCCGAGTCAAGTCCGGGTCAGGTTCGGGCCAGTGTCAGGCCGGCGTCAGGCCAGCGTCAAGCCCGCCCCTCCTCTTTCGACTCCAGTTCCTCCACGGCGGCCTTCAGTTCGGCGATTTCCGCCTCCAGCTTCTTCTCGCGGCCGGCGATTGTGAAGAGGTACAGGAACAGCCCGACCCATATCAGCGTGTAGGCGGAAAACAGGTACCAGAAGTTCTGATCCACGGTTCAAACGCTCCTTTCAAATCCCCACGGTGCCGGGATGCCGATGCTCCACGCGTTCCCGCAGGGCCTCGGTCTCGTCGCGCAGCCGCTCCAGCGCCATCCGCCGGCTCATGAGATAGAAGAACAGGAGGGTGAAGACGACCGCCGACACGCCCAGCGCGATGCGCATGTCCACTTCCATGCCCGCGCCGAGGCCTTCCTCCGTCATGACCAGGGAGTCGGGATGCAGGCCCCGCCACCACAGGGTCGCGAAGTGGATGAAGGGGATGTCGATGGTGCCGAGGATGCCCAGCACGGCGAGGAAGGTTTTCACCTGCGGCAGGTCGTCGCCGTAGACGCGCAGCATCAGGTAGGCGACGTAGATGAGCCAGAGGATCATGGAAAAGGTGAGCCGGGGGTCCCAGGTCCACCACGTGCCCCACACCGGCTTGCCCCAGATCGGCCCGGTGATCATGACAAAGCAGCAGAAGACGAACCCGACTTCCGCGGCACTGTAGGCCACGATGTCCCACCTGCGTTCCCGCAGCCACAGGTAGATGACGCTGGAAACGCCCACCAGCACGAAGGCGAACTCCGCGATCCAGGCGGAAGCGACGTGAAAATACATGATCCGCTGCACGTCCCCCATGACCCGCTCCCGGGGCGCCCAGATCAGCGACAGGTACAGCGTGGCAATAAGTCCCACGAGACAGATGAGGCCGAAGGGCGTGATGCGCAGGCGGGTGGCTAGGCCGGCCATATTCATTCCTCCACGATGTACTCGAACAGCATGACGGACGCGATCAGGAACACGACCGTGAACACCGAAAGCAGCCTGATCCAGTTCGTCATGTCCTGCCAGTCCCCGCCCTCGAAGGTGGTCCGCGTCGTTTCCACCAGCGCGATCAGCACCGGCGAGGCGACGGGCAGCAGCAGGACCGGCAGCATGACGTCCCGCATGCGCGTGTTGACGGCCACGGCCGCGAACAGGGTGGCGACGGACGAGAATCCGACGGTGCCCAGAAAGAAGATCACCAACAGTTTAGAAAGATACGGCAGGATTGTCATGTTGAAAAACAGGACGAAGAGGGGAAGCACCGCCAGCTGGACCAGGCCGATGAGCGTGACGTTGCCCATCAGCTTGCCCAGGAAGATGGATCCCCGGTCGATGGGCGCGAGGAGCAGCCCTTCGAAGGTGCCGCGGTCTTTTTCCGGTGAAAAGGACCGGCTGGCGCTCAGCATGCCCGCGAAGGCGAAGGCCACCCAGATCATGCCGGGCGCCACCCGTTGCAGCACGTCCGCCCCCGCGTTGAAGGCGAAGTTGAAGATGATCACGACGATCAGCGAGAAGACGAACATGGTCACGACCCGCTCGCGGGTCCGGTACTCCACGAGCATGTCCTTGCGGTAGATCTGCCAGGACTGGGCGAGCATGGATCTCATCGTTGCGGTAACTCCCTTTACGTTCCTACACCGCGTGATCGCGGTAGGTCTGTTCGAAATCCGATGCGGAAAGCTCGCTCGTCTCGGCCTCGAACACCAGGCGTCCATGGTTCAGGATGGCGACGCGGTCGGCGGATTCCAGTCCGCGGACCAGGTCGTGCGTCACCAGGAGGATCGTCTTGTTCCGGGCGGTCAGGACCGTCTTGAGCATGACCATCGCGTCCTGGTCCAGTCCCGAGTAGGGCTCGTCGAGCAACAGGATATCAGGATCGTGCAGCAGGGCGCGGGCCAGGGCTACCCGCTGGCGCATGCCGCGGGACAGCGTCCGTACCGGACTCCCCAAACGGGCCTCCATGCCCACCGTCTGCAGCAGTGAACCAATCCGCTCCTCGCGGTTTTCCACCCCGAAGAGCCTCCCGTAGAACCGCAGGTTCTCCAGCACGGTCAGTTCGTCGTAGAGATAGGTCTGGTAGGACAGCGCGCCGATGCGCTTCCCCAGGGCTTCGTCGCGGTCCTTCGTGATTTCCTCACCGTCCAGGAACACCTGGCCGCGGGATGGGCGCACGAGCCCGGCAATGATGCCCAGCAGGGTCGACTTGCCCGCGCCGTTGGGACCGAACAGGGCCAGGAAGG
The genomic region above belongs to Gemmatimonadota bacterium and contains:
- a CDS encoding RNA methyltransferase, with protein sequence MADRTESIAPDYFSHIHIILVEPKVPGNIGAVARAMTTMGLSRLVLVNPAEFRHEAEARWMAHGAGEILDNARVVPALDEAVNDLALVVGTTNRTREIWLSPIQPIEAACAELSAVAREQPCGILFGREDRGLLNDELQRCNVIARIPAATSYPSLNLAQSVMVCAYELFRQNVDGGEAPPPSDVRLAEHRAVERVTRRVHETLLRLGFESTPNEETFLRSIRRVLRRSLRLEQRDVAVLHKVCDEIDAFVDRRSISPGQAESSGPPGPPGPPGPPDAPDQPDQSD
- a CDS encoding CcmD family protein; translation: MDQNFWYLFSAYTLIWVGLFLYLFTIAGREKKLEAEIAELKAAVEELESKEEGRA
- the ccsA gene encoding cytochrome c biogenesis protein CcsA; translated protein: MAGLATRLRITPFGLICLVGLIATLYLSLIWAPRERVMGDVQRIMYFHVASAWIAEFAFVLVGVSSVIYLWLRERRWDIVAYSAAEVGFVFCCFVMITGPIWGKPVWGTWWTWDPRLTFSMILWLIYVAYLMLRVYGDDLPQVKTFLAVLGILGTIDIPFIHFATLWWRGLHPDSLVMTEEGLGAGMEVDMRIALGVSAVVFTLLFFYLMSRRMALERLRDETEALRERVEHRHPGTVGI
- a CDS encoding heme exporter protein CcmB, which encodes MRSMLAQSWQIYRKDMLVEYRTRERVVTMFVFSLIVVIIFNFAFNAGADVLQRVAPGMIWVAFAFAGMLSASRSFSPEKDRGTFEGLLLAPIDRGSIFLGKLMGNVTLIGLVQLAVLPLFVLFFNMTILPYLSKLLVIFFLGTVGFSSVATLFAAVAVNTRMRDVMLPVLLLPVASPVLIALVETTRTTFEGGDWQDMTNWIRLLSVFTVVFLIASVMLFEYIVEE
- a CDS encoding ABC transporter ATP-binding protein, with translation MGDRSASGVAGAPGVDGAAGAPVTSGAPGISVRQLTKTYGRFRALHRVDLDVAPGSFLALFGPNGAGKSTLLGIIAGLVRPSRGQVFLDGEEITKDRDEALGKRIGALSYQTYLYDELTVLENLRFYGRLFGVENREERIGSLLQTVGMEARLGSPVRTLSRGMRQRVALARALLHDPDILLLDEPYSGLDQDAMVMLKTVLTARNKTILLVTHDLVRGLESADRVAILNHGRLVFEAETSELSASDFEQTYRDHAV